One Deltaproteobacteria bacterium genomic window carries:
- a CDS encoding agmatine deiminase family protein: protein MPAEFEPHAATWIAWPHHGADWPGKIAAIHFVYVEIARALARSEPLRIIVKDVVARVRVRRLLAKAYVPLRQIRFFIIPTNRGWTRDFGPIFVRRGRRIAITDWRFNGWAKYRNHQLDDAVNAKLARRLRLPRFVPTVQGERVVLEGGSIDVNGRGSLLTTEECLLSPIQARNPRLSRQQIEEALADHLGVTNILWLGRGIAGDDTHGHVDDLARFVDPRTVVTVVEPNRHDENHAPLADNLRRLKAMRDQDGRPLAIVELPMPEPIRYEALRLPASYANFYIANQSVLVPTFNDPHDRVALDTLAKLFSTREIIGIHAVDLVWGLGTLHCLTQQQPRGDVD from the coding sequence ATGCCGGCCGAGTTCGAGCCGCACGCGGCGACCTGGATTGCCTGGCCGCATCATGGCGCGGACTGGCCGGGGAAGATCGCCGCGATTCACTTCGTCTACGTCGAGATCGCGCGCGCGCTCGCGCGCAGCGAGCCGCTGCGGATCATCGTTAAGGACGTTGTTGCGCGCGTGCGCGTGCGGCGGTTACTGGCCAAGGCGTACGTACCGCTCAGGCAGATCCGGTTCTTCATCATCCCGACCAATCGCGGTTGGACCCGCGACTTCGGTCCCATCTTCGTCCGACGCGGGCGTCGGATCGCGATCACCGACTGGCGGTTCAATGGCTGGGCGAAATATCGCAACCATCAGCTCGACGACGCCGTCAACGCCAAGCTGGCTCGCCGACTGCGGCTGCCGCGGTTCGTGCCGACCGTGCAGGGCGAGCGCGTCGTGCTCGAAGGCGGCAGCATCGACGTCAACGGCCGCGGCTCGCTGCTGACGACGGAAGAGTGTTTGCTCTCACCAATCCAAGCACGCAATCCGCGCTTGTCGCGCCAACAGATCGAGGAAGCTCTGGCCGATCATCTCGGGGTGACGAATATCTTGTGGCTCGGCCGCGGCATCGCTGGTGACGACACGCACGGTCACGTCGACGATCTCGCGCGTTTCGTCGATCCGCGCACCGTCGTCACCGTCGTCGAACCGAACCGACACGATGAGAATCACGCGCCACTGGCCGACAACCTGCGACGGCTCAAAGCGATGCGCGATCAAGACGGTCGCCCGCTCGCAATCGTCGAGCTGCCGATGCCCGAGCCGATTCGATACGAGGCGCTGCGTTTGCCGGCGAGCTACGCCAACTTCTACATCGCCAACCAGTCGGTGTTGGTCCCAACCTTCAACGACCCGCACGATCGTGTCGCCCTCGACACGCTCGCGAAACTGTTCTCAACCCGCGAGATCATCGGCATCCACGCCGTCGACCTCGTGTGGGGTTTGGGAACACTCCACTGCCTGACGCAGCAGCAGCCGCGCGGCGACGTTGACTGA
- a CDS encoding DHH family phosphoesterase yields the protein MPNNSGKGALGALLDVVEQAGPFVILPHDNPDPDALASAATLQYIVKHRLGKDSVIALGGIVGRAENRAMLTYLNINLVPVGDIPFARDTVVALVDTQPGRTNNSLPEGFPPAVVIDHHPAYCDTHQVPFFDLRDEYGATSTILTEYLQESRLEIEPKIATALFYGIAAETQDLGREATQADIHASQFLYPHTNKRRLAKIENARVPREYFRGFRDAIESAVIYDDKAVITSIGEVRYPDMVAEVADFLLRLDQAEWTAAMGYYQGALYVSLRTVNRDVNAGELLQKVLGSHHAGGHDQIAGGRMPVPDGDWQPAAQHVRERLIAALGIEKKSATDLVA from the coding sequence ATGCCCAATAACTCGGGTAAAGGGGCGCTCGGGGCTCTCCTCGACGTGGTGGAGCAGGCCGGCCCGTTTGTCATCCTGCCGCACGACAACCCGGACCCCGACGCGCTCGCCAGCGCCGCGACGCTACAGTACATCGTCAAGCATCGGCTCGGGAAGGATTCCGTCATCGCCCTCGGCGGGATCGTCGGGCGGGCAGAGAACCGCGCGATGCTAACCTACCTCAACATCAATCTCGTTCCGGTCGGCGACATTCCGTTCGCGCGCGACACCGTCGTCGCGTTGGTCGACACGCAACCGGGGCGTACCAACAACTCGCTTCCCGAAGGCTTCCCGCCGGCGGTGGTGATCGATCATCACCCGGCCTACTGCGATACGCATCAGGTTCCATTCTTCGACTTGCGTGATGAGTACGGCGCCACCTCCACGATTCTCACCGAGTACCTGCAAGAGTCGCGGTTGGAAATCGAACCGAAAATCGCCACCGCGCTCTTTTACGGGATCGCGGCGGAAACCCAAGACCTTGGCCGCGAAGCGACGCAGGCGGACATTCACGCCAGCCAGTTTCTCTATCCGCACACCAACAAGCGGCGTCTGGCGAAGATCGAGAACGCGCGCGTGCCGCGCGAGTACTTCCGCGGCTTCCGCGACGCTATCGAGTCGGCGGTGATCTACGACGACAAGGCCGTGATCACCTCGATCGGCGAGGTGCGCTATCCCGACATGGTGGCTGAAGTTGCCGATTTTCTTTTGCGGCTCGATCAGGCCGAATGGACCGCGGCGATGGGCTACTATCAGGGCGCGCTGTACGTGTCGCTGCGCACGGTCAATCGCGACGTCAACGCCGGCGAGCTGCTGCAAAAGGTCCTCGGCAGCCACCACGCGGGCGGCCACGATCAAATCGCCGGCGGACGCATGCCGGTTCCCGACGGCGACTGGCAGCCCGCTGCGCAGCACGTCCGCGAGCGGCTGATCGCCGCGCTTGGCATCGAGAAGAAGAGCGCGACCGACTTGGTCGCGTAA
- a CDS encoding PilT/PilU family type 4a pilus ATPase: MHDIRTLLSEMGVRGASDLYLTADSPPVLRIEGITENYGDEILTAPEVEELANAVMTERQRATFEERLEMNLALASGRLGRFRVNVFRQRGAVAVVIRQIKTQIPSIDELCLPAVLKRIVLSRRGLVLVTGATGSGKSTTQAAMIDYRNDHTRGHIVTIEDPIEFVHPHKHCLISQREVGFDTVSFSEALRNTLRQAPDLILIGEVRDLETMEAAITFAETGHLCVATLHSNNANQAIERVMNFFPAMRHPEIFLQLSLNLRAIISQRLVQGVDGKRVAGLEILIDTPRIRDLIKKGEVDVLKDAMQQSMLEGGQTFDQALYDLYAEGRITEEHALANADSANNLRIRIKNLDLREAAKADAGKPSRHSKPDKDDLRIEGVPTVNVRRL; encoded by the coding sequence ATGCACGACATCCGAACGCTCCTGAGCGAGATGGGCGTGCGTGGCGCGTCCGACCTGTATCTCACCGCCGACAGTCCACCGGTGTTGCGCATCGAAGGCATCACGGAGAACTACGGGGACGAAATCCTCACCGCGCCCGAGGTCGAAGAGCTCGCCAACGCGGTAATGACCGAGCGCCAGCGTGCCACGTTCGAAGAGCGGCTCGAGATGAACCTCGCGTTGGCGTCCGGCCGGCTCGGCCGCTTTCGCGTCAACGTCTTCCGCCAACGCGGCGCGGTCGCCGTCGTAATCCGCCAAATCAAAACGCAGATTCCCAGCATCGACGAACTGTGCTTACCCGCAGTGCTGAAACGCATTGTGCTCAGTCGCCGCGGACTCGTGCTCGTCACCGGAGCCACCGGCTCCGGTAAATCGACGACCCAGGCCGCGATGATCGACTACCGTAACGATCACACCCGCGGTCACATCGTCACGATCGAAGATCCAATCGAATTTGTCCACCCGCACAAACACTGCCTCATCAGCCAACGCGAAGTCGGCTTCGACACCGTCTCGTTCAGCGAGGCCCTGCGTAACACCTTGCGCCAGGCACCGGACTTGATCCTGATCGGCGAAGTGCGCGACCTCGAGACGATGGAAGCCGCCATCACCTTCGCCGAGACCGGCCACCTGTGCGTCGCGACCCTCCACTCCAACAATGCCAACCAGGCGATCGAGCGGGTGATGAACTTCTTCCCGGCGATGCGTCACCCGGAAATTTTCCTCCAACTGTCGCTCAATCTGCGCGCGATCATCTCGCAGCGCCTGGTGCAGGGGGTCGATGGCAAACGGGTCGCTGGGCTCGAGATCCTGATCGATACGCCGCGCATCCGCGACCTGATCAAGAAGGGTGAGGTCGACGTCCTCAAAGACGCCATGCAGCAGAGCATGCTCGAAGGCGGGCAGACATTCGACCAGGCGCTCTACGATCTCTACGCCGAGGGTCGAATCACCGAAGAGCACGCGCTGGCCAACGCCGACAGCGCGAACAATCTGCGCATCCGCATCAAAAACCTCGACCTGCGCGAAGCCGCCAAGGCCGATGCCGGCAAGCCCTCTCGGCACAGCAAGCCTGACAAGGACGATTTGCGTATCGAAGGCGTCCCGACTGTCAACGTCCGCCGCCTGTAA
- the tldD gene encoding metalloprotease TldD produces the protein MSTTPPVVAPERFFLDRFGLSQSLLEQIVGGAIARQADFADLYFEFRTVESFSLEDGIVKKANKNVSQGVGVRVVAGDKTGYAHSDDVTVENLQLAARSAQAIAQEGGASQSVAIRGQTLGHDLYQLDHSPLDVALNEKIALLNQIDIAARRHDPRIKNVFASLGVERKLVLIAGSAGFIVGDVQPLLRLNVTCIAEEGSLRQHGTYGGGGRVEFDFLTEGERYLRFARTAAEQALRNLHAVDAPAGSLTVVLGPGWPGVLLHEAVGHGLEGDFNRKGTSAFAGCIGERVASELCTVVDDGTIANRRGSLNVDDEGTPTGRTVLIEKGILRAYLQDRLNARLMGVPLTGNGRRESFAHLPMPRMTNTFMLAGDSTKDEIIRSVDHGLYAAYFGGGQVDITNGKFVFSATEAYLIEGGQITRPVKGATLIGSGPEALKRVSMVGNDLQLDEGIGTCGKDGQSVPVGVGLPTIRIDGITVGGTRT, from the coding sequence ATGAGCACCACACCGCCGGTCGTCGCGCCGGAACGATTCTTCCTCGATCGCTTCGGCTTGAGTCAGAGTCTGCTCGAACAGATCGTCGGCGGCGCGATCGCGCGCCAAGCCGACTTCGCCGATCTCTACTTCGAGTTTCGTACCGTCGAGAGCTTCAGTCTCGAAGACGGCATCGTCAAGAAGGCCAACAAGAACGTCTCGCAAGGCGTCGGCGTGCGCGTGGTTGCGGGCGACAAAACCGGCTACGCCCATTCCGACGACGTCACGGTCGAGAACCTGCAACTGGCGGCGCGCAGCGCGCAAGCGATCGCGCAAGAAGGCGGCGCGAGCCAGTCGGTCGCGATTCGCGGACAGACATTGGGGCACGACCTCTACCAACTCGATCATTCACCGCTCGACGTCGCGCTGAACGAGAAGATCGCGCTACTGAACCAGATCGACATCGCCGCGCGGCGCCACGATCCACGCATCAAAAACGTGTTCGCGTCGCTCGGCGTCGAGCGCAAACTGGTGCTGATCGCCGGCTCGGCCGGCTTCATCGTCGGCGACGTGCAACCGCTCCTGCGCCTGAATGTCACCTGCATCGCGGAGGAAGGCTCGCTGCGCCAGCACGGCACGTACGGCGGCGGCGGCCGCGTCGAGTTCGACTTTCTCACCGAAGGCGAGCGTTACCTGCGCTTCGCGCGCACTGCCGCCGAGCAAGCGCTGCGCAACCTGCACGCGGTCGACGCGCCGGCTGGATCGCTCACCGTCGTCCTTGGGCCAGGCTGGCCCGGCGTCTTGCTGCACGAAGCCGTCGGTCATGGACTCGAAGGCGATTTCAATCGCAAGGGCACGTCGGCGTTCGCCGGTTGCATCGGCGAGCGCGTGGCCTCGGAGCTCTGTACCGTGGTTGACGACGGCACGATCGCGAATCGTCGCGGCTCGCTCAACGTCGACGACGAAGGCACACCGACCGGTCGCACCGTACTGATCGAGAAAGGCATCCTGCGCGCCTACCTGCAGGATCGCCTCAACGCGCGCTTGATGGGCGTGCCGCTCACCGGCAACGGGCGGCGCGAGAGTTTTGCGCACCTGCCGATGCCGCGCATGACCAACACCTTCATGCTCGCCGGTGACTCGACGAAGGACGAAATCATTCGCTCGGTCGATCACGGCCTCTACGCGGCGTACTTCGGCGGCGGACAGGTGGACATCACCAACGGCAAGTTCGTCTTCTCGGCCACCGAGGCGTACCTGATCGAAGGTGGGCAGATCACGCGGCCGGTGAAAGGCGCCACCTTGATCGGCAGCGGACCCGAGGCGCTCAAGCGCGTCAGTATGGTCGGCAACGACCTGCAGCTCGACGAGGGCATCGGCACCTGCGGCAAAGATGGGCAGTCGGTCCCGGTCGGCGTTGGGCTGCCAACCATTCGCATCGACGGTATCACCGTGGGTGGAACGCGCACATGA
- a CDS encoding TldD/PmbA family protein — protein sequence MSAQALEDIAEVLLTAAKRHGATSADVVVAEGDSLSVGVRLGEIEKIKRARAKHLGLRVFVGQSTAISATADFSRDSLTQLAEETCALARVTAPDPFGGLPPAEDLARAIPDLDLYDPDAETVTPEHGIELARRAEDAARGADPRITNSEGAEFGAGHDRVLYASSTGFVGGYRDSGFSLSAVPIATENGSMQRDYWYSSHRKLAALESPEAIGRKAAARTVRRLGARQVPTCEVPVVFDPETAGSLLRHLAGAVSGYSLYKGSSFLIGKLGERIAPEFLTVYDDGTLVGGLGSKPFDGEGLATRRNTIIDRGVLTSYLFDTYSARKLSSRSTGSASRSIGDAPHVGTTNMFPVAGTLSAAEIIRSVPAGLYVTELIGMGVNPVTGDYSRGVVGQWIVNGELAYAVEEITIAGNLLEMFRTIECLGSDLDLRHSVSAPTIKIARMTVAGT from the coding sequence ATGAGCGCGCAGGCCCTCGAAGACATCGCTGAGGTGTTGCTCACCGCGGCGAAGCGCCACGGCGCTACCAGCGCTGACGTTGTGGTCGCCGAGGGCGATTCGCTGTCGGTCGGCGTTCGCTTGGGCGAAATCGAAAAGATCAAACGTGCGCGCGCCAAGCATCTCGGCTTGCGCGTGTTCGTCGGGCAATCGACCGCGATCTCCGCCACCGCCGACTTCAGCCGCGACTCGCTGACACAGCTAGCGGAAGAAACCTGCGCCCTGGCGCGCGTCACTGCACCGGACCCGTTCGGCGGTCTGCCGCCAGCGGAGGATCTCGCCCGTGCGATTCCCGATCTCGACCTGTACGATCCCGACGCGGAAACCGTCACACCCGAGCACGGAATCGAGCTGGCGCGTCGCGCCGAAGACGCCGCGCGCGGCGCAGACCCACGCATCACCAATTCCGAAGGCGCAGAGTTCGGCGCCGGACACGATCGCGTGCTCTATGCCTCCAGTACCGGATTCGTCGGCGGCTATCGCGATTCCGGTTTCTCGCTGTCGGCGGTACCGATCGCCACCGAGAACGGCAGCATGCAACGCGACTACTGGTATTCGTCACACCGCAAGCTGGCCGCGCTCGAATCGCCCGAAGCTATCGGCCGCAAAGCCGCCGCGCGCACGGTGCGCCGCCTCGGTGCGCGCCAAGTGCCGACCTGCGAAGTCCCCGTCGTCTTCGACCCCGAGACCGCGGGGAGTCTGTTGCGCCACTTGGCCGGCGCGGTGTCGGGCTATTCACTCTACAAGGGCAGCTCGTTCCTCATCGGTAAGTTGGGCGAGCGCATTGCCCCGGAGTTTCTCACCGTGTACGACGATGGCACGCTCGTCGGTGGACTCGGCTCGAAGCCGTTCGACGGCGAAGGTCTCGCGACGCGGCGCAACACCATCATCGACCGCGGCGTGTTGACCAGCTACCTGTTCGATACCTACTCCGCCCGCAAGCTCAGCAGCCGCAGCACCGGCAGCGCCAGTCGCTCGATCGGCGATGCGCCGCACGTGGGCACCACCAACATGTTTCCAGTTGCCGGTACGTTGTCGGCGGCGGAGATCATTCGCAGCGTACCGGCGGGACTCTACGTCACTGAGTTGATCGGCATGGGTGTCAACCCGGTGACCGGAGACTACTCGCGCGGAGTCGTCGGTCAGTGGATCGTCAACGGCGAGTTGGCATACGCGGTGGAAGAGATCACCATCGCCGGCAACCTGTTGGAGATGTTCCGCACCATCGAATGCCTCGGCAGCGATCTCGATCTGCGACATTCGGTTTCGGCGCCGACCATCAAGATCGCGCGCATGACCGTCGCTGGAACTTGA
- a CDS encoding septal ring lytic transglycosylase RlpA family protein, whose translation MRRWVVAAAAVTAIGLSGCGLFGGPRPASSSAVTGTTQTGIASWYGPGFHGNPTSSGEIFDQDELTAAHQTLPLGTRVAVTNMENGRSVEVRVNDRGPFVDGRIIDLSHAAARSLGMIGPGTAPVRLEVLGQRNARTETAAFALQVGAFADPRNAEQLKASLEKRFAYVRVATLKGEQGCYYRVRVGRFARRVDAVEIARTITPLGLPTVIVEDPGP comes from the coding sequence ATGCGGCGGTGGGTGGTAGCGGCCGCGGCCGTGACCGCGATTGGGCTGTCCGGATGCGGGCTGTTCGGAGGCCCGCGCCCTGCGTCGAGCAGCGCCGTTACCGGCACAACCCAGACCGGCATCGCGTCGTGGTACGGCCCAGGCTTTCATGGCAACCCAACGTCGAGCGGCGAGATCTTCGACCAAGACGAGTTGACCGCCGCGCACCAGACGCTGCCATTGGGCACGCGCGTCGCGGTCACCAACATGGAGAACGGCCGCTCGGTTGAAGTTCGCGTCAACGATCGCGGGCCGTTCGTCGACGGTCGCATTATCGATCTGTCGCATGCCGCGGCACGATCGCTCGGCATGATCGGACCAGGCACCGCCCCCGTCCGACTCGAAGTGCTCGGCCAGCGGAACGCCCGGACGGAGACCGCGGCATTCGCGCTCCAAGTCGGTGCGTTCGCCGATCCGCGCAACGCGGAACAGCTCAAAGCCAGCCTGGAGAAGCGATTCGCCTATGTCCGTGTGGCGACGCTCAAGGGCGAGCAAGGGTGCTACTACCGCGTACGCGTGGGACGGTTTGCGCGACGAGTTGACGCGGTCGAGATCGCGCGCACGATCACACCGCTCGGGTTGCCCACCGTGATCGTCGAAGATCCGGGACCGTGA
- a CDS encoding CPBP family intramembrane metalloprotease, which translates to MKRADTDILPKLWSPSLEALALLAVTLPLALYAREPALWFLVPFAVITMQRRTYADYGLDFSARTMWGTPRFHLLTCAIIFVPYAMGHILLARVWFGQHFTFALPERLPMLLWDQLLGVALPEEFFFRGYLQSQLNASFGRPYRTFGAAWGLGLVFGAALFALCHVPLGGPGQLIVFFPGLLYGWLRERTDNVLVPTVYHAVSNVLLKTMLLSLH; encoded by the coding sequence GTGAAGCGCGCCGACACCGATATCCTGCCGAAGCTCTGGAGTCCCAGCCTCGAAGCGCTCGCGCTGCTGGCGGTCACGTTGCCGCTGGCGCTGTACGCGCGCGAGCCCGCTCTCTGGTTTTTGGTACCGTTCGCCGTCATCACGATGCAACGGCGCACCTATGCCGACTACGGATTGGATTTCTCAGCGCGCACGATGTGGGGCACACCACGATTCCATCTGCTGACCTGTGCGATCATCTTCGTCCCCTACGCGATGGGACATATCCTGTTGGCGCGCGTGTGGTTCGGGCAACACTTCACGTTCGCCCTGCCGGAACGGTTACCGATGTTGTTGTGGGACCAGCTGCTGGGAGTCGCGCTGCCGGAGGAGTTCTTCTTCCGCGGCTATTTGCAGTCGCAACTGAACGCGAGTTTCGGCCGCCCCTACCGCACGTTCGGCGCCGCGTGGGGTCTCGGCCTGGTGTTCGGCGCGGCGCTGTTCGCACTCTGCCACGTCCCGTTGGGCGGGCCCGGACAACTCATCGTCTTCTTTCCCGGACTATTGTACGGCTGGCTGCGTGAGCGTACCGACAACGTCTTGGTGCCGACGGTCTACCACGCGGTGAGCAACGTGCTGCTCAAGACGATGCTGCTGAGTCTCCACTAA
- a CDS encoding type IV pilus twitching motility protein PilT, which yields MDITQLLTFAHQQGASDVHLSAGEPPMLRLHGDMKRLEHAALGAEETRHMVFDIMSDSVRKAYDETHDVDFSFELGDLARFRVNVFRQRKGDAAVFRLIPSKVMTMDQLSLPPILKDICEKEKGLVLVTGPTGSGKSTTLAAMIDFINITYEGHILTIEDPIEFVHESKKCLINQRELGPHTQSFANALRGALREDPDVILVGEMRDLETISLALTAAETGHLVFATVHTSSAPKTVDRVIDVFPAAQQEQIRTMFAESIQAVITQTLLKQRVGGRIAALEILMGTPAVRNLIREGKVHQLPSAMQTGQNVGMQTLDMALVDLVNKNMVTIEEAQSKTLTPNLFKAAGGEARAKLVPPPRSASPLVGRA from the coding sequence ATGGATATCACGCAGTTACTCACGTTCGCACATCAGCAAGGCGCCTCGGACGTTCATCTGAGCGCTGGCGAACCGCCGATGTTGCGTCTGCACGGGGACATGAAGCGGCTCGAACACGCTGCCCTGGGGGCGGAAGAGACCCGGCATATGGTGTTCGACATCATGTCGGACTCGGTACGCAAGGCCTACGACGAGACCCACGATGTCGATTTTTCCTTCGAGTTGGGCGATCTGGCGCGCTTCCGCGTCAACGTCTTTCGCCAACGCAAAGGCGATGCTGCGGTGTTCCGGCTCATCCCGTCAAAAGTCATGACCATGGACCAGCTCAGCCTGCCCCCGATCTTGAAGGACATCTGCGAAAAGGAGAAGGGACTGGTGTTGGTGACCGGTCCGACCGGCTCGGGTAAATCGACGACGCTGGCGGCCATGATCGACTTCATTAACATTACCTACGAAGGTCACATTCTGACCATCGAAGATCCGATCGAGTTCGTCCACGAATCGAAGAAGTGCCTGATCAACCAGCGCGAACTGGGCCCGCACACGCAGTCGTTTGCCAACGCATTGCGCGGCGCGCTGCGCGAGGATCCCGACGTGATTCTGGTCGGCGAAATGCGCGACCTCGAAACCATCTCGCTGGCGTTGACCGCGGCCGAAACCGGGCATTTGGTGTTCGCCACCGTCCACACCTCGAGCGCACCGAAGACGGTGGACCGAGTCATCGACGTGTTCCCTGCCGCGCAGCAAGAGCAAATCCGCACGATGTTTGCGGAGTCGATTCAGGCGGTCATCACCCAGACGTTGCTGAAGCAGCGCGTCGGCGGACGCATCGCGGCGTTGGAGATCCTGATGGGCACGCCGGCGGTGCGCAACCTAATCCGCGAAGGCAAGGTCCACCAGTTGCCATCGGCCATGCAGACGGGTCAGAATGTCGGCATGCAGACGCTGGACATGGCGCTGGTCGATCTGGTCAACAAGAACATGGTGACCATTGAAGAGGCGCAGTCCAAGACCCTGACCCCCAACTTGTTCAAAGCCGCCGGTGGAGAAGCGCGAGCGAAGCTCGTACCGCCGCCCCGCTCCGCCAGCCCGCTGGTCGGACGCGCGTGA
- a CDS encoding DUF1232 domain-containing protein: MPRRAPTPKRAAARPTPPSRRKPLVPLSAVRAYLVAQSEVVAPEDIRTLLTQVDSIRHKAKLDMVQHPRFHRQVDVALELLVDHTAGECPQIPLYTVSLLAAALFYFIEPMDLIPDFIPRIGLTDDALMLELACQLGAPGLDRYCTFKSIATDGVFTRPGTLARRRS, translated from the coding sequence ATGCCGCGCCGCGCTCCCACACCAAAGCGAGCAGCCGCCCGCCCGACTCCTCCGTCGCGCCGCAAACCCTTGGTGCCACTGAGCGCGGTGCGCGCGTATCTCGTCGCGCAGTCTGAAGTGGTGGCGCCCGAGGACATTCGCACGTTACTCACTCAGGTCGATTCCATTCGCCACAAAGCCAAGCTCGACATGGTGCAGCACCCGCGGTTTCACCGCCAGGTCGATGTCGCGCTGGAACTGTTGGTCGACCACACCGCCGGCGAGTGCCCGCAGATCCCCCTCTACACCGTCAGCTTGCTGGCCGCCGCGCTGTTCTACTTCATCGAGCCAATGGACCTCATCCCCGACTTCATTCCGCGCATCGGTCTGACCGACGATGCCCTCATGCTCGAACTCGCCTGCCAACTCGGCGCCCCGGGCCTCGATCGCTATTGCACGTTCAAGAGCATCGCGACCGACGGTGTGTTCACAAGGCCGGGCACACTCGCACGACGCCGATCGTAG